The Camelina sativa cultivar DH55 chromosome 16, Cs, whole genome shotgun sequence sequence GAACATGATCTTCTTGCTGAGAATAACATCACAGGAATTCATCTAAGAAGTgttaaatcaaaatcttttgaaGACACAGGGGAGAGTACACGTCTTGATGTTCAGATGGAACTCAGTGAGATTCATGTATGCTCGTGTGATGGAAATTTTCAGATATTTGATTTCCAAAAactattatttactattttgtgCTGATGCTATGGTCTCGTGGTTCTTTGCAGTTTTTTAAGGAAGCTGAGGCATCTATTCTGGAGATAATGAAAGTTGATGTGGTCTCTTTCATCTACATCCCAATTCAGGTTTGAAAGCCATGAcattatatttctatatttcaAGGTTCTCTAAATTTGACTCAATACTCTGGCTTGTGATAAAAGATGCTTATTTATTTGTGTCTTAACAACTGAATTTCGATTGACACGCTTCCTGCTGTGCAGTatttttttgtctgttctttCATCATTGTGTGGCTTTTTATATGAGTGTTCATCATCAATAAGGTTTTCAGTAGCTTCAGTTTAATTTTCAGTACCGATGCCCGAACTGTTGCAGGATACATCGGAAGTACATATGTTTTTGAAGAGTTTATCTCTCCTGCTTATcagcttttaaattttattccaAATATTCCCTTGTACGTTTTTGACTAAGGAAAGCACCTAACCATTTCATAACAGAGAGAAGTGTTTTCcgatttgttatttgttgtgtATTTTCTGCAGAGTGGAGtttaatttaaatgatttttctcTGCTACTCAGATTTCTGTTTGTAGTTTTACTTCTCGATTTGCCTATGAGTTCATGGGCTCTTTTAGTTCTTGCTTGACATTGGTAACAGTAGTTCAGTCGCCAAATATTCCTTATGCATTTATATAGAACACACAGTATGCTATGTTGGTATGCATCAgattaagatttatttttctaaactatgTAAGTTTATGTTGTTAcatattattttgatggttACCTTCTCTTTTCAGCCAGTTCTGCCTGTTAGAGCTGAAGTTGATATAAAGCTAGGAGGTACCCGATGCAGTCTATTCATTTCTAGACTACAGCCATGGTTGCGCCTTCATttcttaagaaagaaaaaattggtGCTGCAAGAAAAAGCTCACACacttgagaaaacaaaagctgCTGATATGAAGGCCATCATGTGGACAGGCACAGTTTCAGCCCCGGAGATGACGGTTATGCTATATGGTATTGATGATTTGCCTATGTATCATGTAAGTAACCTTTTCCAAGTATATCTGTAGTGGTTGAACATGAATCAAACGGTCGTGCTGCATCCCATTATGTGCATCTTGTGCAAGTTAATTTTAGACTTCATACATTAACTGAAATTTATCTGTAGTTATGAGATAGGGCGATAAACCTTCAGATGCTTGATTGTTGAGTTCTTAATTTTGTTGTGCAACATATAAAATGGCTTACTAAATGCTAAACAGTATTTTTTTCTCGGTGTTTTATATGCAGTTTTGTTCGCAGTCTTCACATGTGTTTGCAAATAACATCTCAAGTCTGGGCACATCAGTTCATGTTGAACTTGGTGAATTGAATCTGCATTTGGCAGATGAGTACCAAGAATGCTTTAAAGAACACCTTTTCGGAATAGAGCCAAACTCTGGTTCATTGATGCATATAGCAAAGATTAGCTTGGATTGGGGAAGGAGAGATAGGACATCATCTGACGAGGTTGGTTTCAGAAGTAAATTGGTACTCTCAGTAGATGTGACCGGAATGGGTATCTATTTATCTTTCAAGCGTGTTGAATCTATCATAACAAATGCTATGACCTACAACGTTCTCTTTAAGACATTATCTGTTGCTGGCAAAAAGACAAATAAGACTGGTGGAGTGCAACCATCCAAAGCATCTGGGAAAGGAACTAGGCTTGTAAACCTCAATCTAGAACGTTGCTGTGTAAATTTCTGTGATGATACAGGATTGGATAATACTATCATTGACGATCCTAAATCTGTCAATTATGGATCCCAAGGTGGTCGGGTTTCATTTAAATCACTGGCTGACGGCACACCACGCACTGCGAGCATTCTGTCTACTGCTCCTGAAGCTTATAAAAGACTGAAGTACTCAGTCTCTCTTGAAATATCACAGTTTAGCGTTTGTCTCAACAAGGATAAACACTCAACCCAAGTGGAACTTGAAAGAGCAAAATCCATCTACCAGGAGTATCTGGAGGAGCATAAGCCTTGTTCGAATGTCACATTGTTTGATATGCACAATGCGAAGCTTGTACGTCGATCTGGTGGTCTTAATGAAATTGATGTCTGTTCTCTCTTCAGTGCTACTCATATTTCACTTGGTTGGGAACCTGACGTCCATCTATCTTTTTATGAACTGTTTTTGCGGTTGAGATCCCTGGTGTATGCACAGAGGCATAATGGACCTGAAAGCGGGTGCGATAAAGGCATCTCTAGTGTGAAAGATGGTGGCCCGagtgaaaaaacaaatcagtcCAGTTCTGTTGACAAGCAGAAGAAAAAGGAATCTATGTTTGCTATTGATGTGGAAACGTTGACTATATCAGCTGAGGTAGGAGATGGGGTGGAGGTTACGTTGGAGGCACAATCAATTTTTTCTGAGAATGCCTGTATAGGAGTGCTTCTTGAGGGGCTTATGCTTGCTTTCAATGGATCTCGAGTATTTAAAACTACAAGAATGCAAATATCAAGAATCCCTACTGCTTCTTTGAATTTGTCTGATTCAGTCCCTGTAATGACAGGTGGTCCGTGGGACTGGGTTGTACAAGGGCTTGACATGCATATTTGTATGCCATACAAACTACAGTTGCGTGCTATAGATGATTCAATTGAAGAGATGTTGCGAGGCTTGAAACTTATATCTGCAGCAAAAGGAAGATATATTTtatcaagaaagagagaaagctcAAAGCCTAAGAAATCTGGTCCAAAATTTGGCCGCATAAGATTTTGCATACGCAGACTTACTGCAGATATTGAGGAAGAACCAATTCAGGGTTGGCTTGATGAACACTATCAGCTGGTGAAGAAAGAAGCCTGCGAGTTGGCTGTCCGATTGAAATTCCTTGAAGATCTTATACACAAAGCTAGTCAGGCTCCTAAAGGTGCAGAAACAAGTGATGCTTCAGATGAAAGAAGGATGTTTTTTGATGGGGTTGAAATTGATGTCGAGGATCCTTTAGCTATTAACAAAGTGAAGGAGGAGATTCATAAACGTTCGTTTCAATCGTATTATCAGGCATGCCAGGGTTTAGCTCCCTCAGAGGGTTCAGGTGCCTGTAGGGAAGGATTCCAGGCAGGTTTTAAGCCAAGTGCTAGTAGAACCTCTCTTCTTTCTGTTTCTGCCACAGATTTTGATTTAAGCTTGACGGCAGTTCATGGTGGTGATGCTGGTTTGATAGAAGTCTTGAAGAAGCTTGATCCTGTTTGTCAAGAAAACGATATACCCTTTTCACGTTTATATGGAAGCAATATCTACTTGAATACTGGATGCTTGGTTGTTCAGTTAAGGAATTACACACTTCCGCTCCTCTCTGGCACTTCTGGCAAATGTGAAGGTCGTATAGTACTGGCTCAGCaggtattaatatttttatgttatccTTTCCTTTCCCATGCCGTCTCTATATTGTGTATTACTTCTCttttgtgattgattttttttttaatgtttttttctgtgattattttgtttattctaGAGCATAGTAATGGTAGTAGCTGATTTATTTTCTGGGACCTTTAGTTTTAATGGTCTGCTCCAGTACTATATATTTCTGAAATCCAACAAAATTAGTGGTTTCGGATAGTTTCCATCCCCAGACGATTTGTTTCTCACTTCATTCTCAATCTACGCAGAACATAAATGCTCCTATTAGTAAGAGATCAATATTCTTTTCTTGTCGTCCAATGCATGCTTGTTTGGATTATTATTCTTCTTTGCACGGTAGACAAGTTCTCGTAGATCTGTAGTTGTGCATTTGTATGGAGCTGGGATTGCTTATAGATGTAGTATTTTAGTTCATCGTCACAGTGAATTTACTAGCACAATGAAATGCCTGTTGTTATCAGTTGACTGATTATTTAACTgcttgtaattgtttttttaaactagGCAACATGTTTTCAGCCACAAATTTCCCAAGACGTCTTTGTAGGAAGATGGAGAAAGGTGCGAATGTTCCGGTCAGCCAGTGGCACAACTCCACCGTTGAAGACTTACTCAGATCTGCGTATACACTTTGAACAAGGAGAAGTTTCCTTTGGGGTTGGATATGAACCAGCTTTTGCAGACATTAGCTATGCCTTTACAGTGGCTCTTCGTAGAGCTAATCTGAGTCATAGGAATCCAGGTATGGCACAGGTTATCAAAAAAGAACGAAGCTTACCCTGGTGGGATGACATGAGAAACTACGTTCATGGCAATATTACTTTGTCTTTTTCTGAATCAAATTGGTCTGTCCTTGCTACAACGGATCCATATGAGAGTCTTGACAAACTTCAAATTGTGACTGGTCCTATTGAACTTCAGCAGTCAGATGGTCGTGTGTTTGTCAATGCTAAAGACTTTAAGATAAAATTGAGCAGTCTGGAGAGTTTGATTAGTCGACATTCCTTAAAAGTTCCAGTCGATGCCTCTGGAGCTGCATTTATTGAAGCTCCAGATTTTAATCTTGAAGTTACAATGGACTGGGATTGTGAGTCTGGGAATTCTTTGAATCATTATCTATATGCATTTCCAGCTGAAGGAAAGCCTCGTGAAAAGGTCTTTGATCCATTCAGATCAACATCACTCTCGCTTCGGTGGAATTTCTCACTAAGACCCGAAAAGTTCCATCAGTCTTCCTCAGGAACTGAGAACCCAACAGACGTTGGAACTGTCTACACTTCGCAAGACAAGCCGGACAGCATACCTCTTGCACCACCAGTTATGAATCTTGGAGCTCATGATTTGGCATGGATACTTAAGTTTTGGGGTATGAATTACTATCCTCCACACAAGTTACGTTCTTTCTCCAGATGGCCTAGGTTTGGAGTCGCAAGAGCTGCAAGGTCGGGAAATTTATCTATGGATAAGGTAATGACGGAATTTATGCTCCGTGTAGATGCCACTCCTTCCCTGATAAAGTACATGCCTTGGGATTCTGATGACCCTGCCAAAGGATTGACCTTTAACATGGCAAAGCTAAAATACGAATTATGCTATAGTCGCGGGAAGCAAAAGTATACATTTGAATGCAAGCGGGATGCACTTGACCTTGTATATCAGGGTCTGGACCTTCATGTGCCTAAGGCTTTTATTGACAAAGATGAGCATCCATGCATTCCAGGAAGTGTTCagtttttgagaaaaagtaCTCAGAATGCTTTGATAGACAGAGTACCCTCTGGGAAGGACCATAAGAGGGATGAGAAGCATCGCGATGAAGGGTTTTTATTGTCTTCTGATTATTTTACAATCAGAAGGCAGGCCCCAAAAGCAGATCCTGAAAGACTGTTGGCATGGCAAGAGGCTGGACGAAGAAATCTTGAGATGACGTATGTGCGGTCTGAGTTTGAGAATGGAAGTGAAAGTGATGAACACATACGATCAGATCCTAGTGATGATGACGGATACAATGTTGTCATTGCTGACAATTGTCAGCGGGTCTTTGTTTATGGCCTCAAACTCTTGTGGACGATAGAGAACAGGGATGCTGTTTGGTCTTTTGTTGGTGGAATTTCAAAAGCATTTGAACCTCCTAAACCTTCTCCTTCTCGTCAGTATACACAAAGGAAGCTTCATGAAGAAAACCAAAAGGACTCCTGTCCCGAAACGCATCAAGGGGAAATGTCGAGATCTTCTGCAAGCCCTGGAAGAAATCTCCCTTCTCAGCCTATGGAAATGGCTAAACCTCCTTCATCACCGTCACACTCGTTGAAAATTGAGAAATCAGATGACAGAGTTGGTATGCCTTGTTTTCTTTCAATGTCTGATATCTATCTTGTTACTCAAACTTTATCAAATTACTGGAATTTCTTAATATAATGAATTTCTAAAAAGATTAGCATTTGACCTGGATGTATGAACAGGTATAGTTGAGACCATTGAATCTGAGGAAGAAGGAACTCGTCACTTTATGGTGAATGTCATTGAGCCACAGTTTAATCTTCACTCAGAAGATGCTAATGTAAGTATTTACTGATGCATAAGAATGCACATTTAATACCCACTTTAGAGCGTTTCAACACTATGGTTCTTGGGTGATTAAGTTTACCAAGCTCGCATTCAAACTTCTCTTGGCATGTGTTATAGCTGTGCActgtaaatttatattatttgtacaAGGTACACGGTAAATATTGTTAATAACCAAAATTGTCTTTGTGTCTTGGGTTTAAAAAGTGGTGTACTGACTCGTTGATAAACTTTACTTTGATGGATATCAGGGTCGCTTTCTGCTAGCTGCTGTCAGTGGTCGTGTTCTTGCACGTTCATTTCATTCCGTTATGCGTGTTGGTGTGGAAGTGATTGAGCAGGCTCTTGGCAGTGGAAGTGTCCAAATTCCAGATAGTAGTCCTGAAATGACATGGACACGGATGGAAGTTTCTGTAATGTTAGAGCATGTGCAAGCCCATGTTGCTCCTACTGATGTTGATCCAGGTGCTGGATTGCAGTGGCTCCCGAAAATTCGCAGAAACTCCCCAAAAGTGAAGCGTACTGGGGCTCTActtgaaagagttttcatgccTTGTGACATGTATTTCCGGTATACTAGACACAAAGGTGGAACCCCTGATCTAAAGGTAACACCAATTCCTCATAGTGTGTTTTGGTCAAAATTTCATTGCATCGTCTCCAGAGACATGTTTCGTCGCTTTCTTGTGCATAGGAGAACAGTTATAATTCCTCGTTGATAGTGCAACAGTTATAGGAGAATTCTGAAACATGTCATATNNNNNNNNNNNNNNNNNNNNNNNNNNNNNNNNNNNNNNNNNNNNNNNNNNNNNNNNNNNNNNNNNNNNNNNNNNNNNNNNNNNNNNNNNNNNNNNNNNNNNNNNNNNNNNNNNNNNNNNNNNNNNNNNNNNNNNNNNNNNNNNNNNNNNNNNNNNNNNNNNNNNNNNNNNNNNNNNNNNNNNNNNNNNNNNNNNNNNNNNNNNNNNNNNNNNNNNNNNNNNNNNNNNNNNNNNNNNNNNNNNNNNNNNNNNNNNNNNNNNNNNNNNNNNNNNNNNNNNNNNNNNNNNNNNNNNNNNNNNNNNNNNNNNNNNNNNNNNNNNNNNNNNNNNNNNNNNNNNNNNNNNNNNNNNNNNNNNNNNNNNNNNNNNNNNNNNNNNNNNNNNNNNNNNNNNNNNNNNNNNNNNNNNNNNNNNNNNNNNNNNNNNNNNNNNNNNNNNNNNNNNNNNNNNNNNNNNNNNNNNNNNNNNNNNNNNNNNNNNNNNNNNNNNNNNNNNNNNNNNNNNNNNNNNNNNNNNNNNNNNNNNNNNNNNNNNNNNNNNNNNNNNNNNNNNNNNNNNNNNNNNNNNNNNNNNNNNNNNNNNNNNNNNNNNNNNNNNNNNNNNNNNNNNNNNNNNNNNNNNNNNNNNNNNNNNNNNNNNNNNNNNNNNNNNNNNNNNNNNNNNNNNNNNNNNNNNNNNNNNNNNNNNNNNNNNNNNNNNNNNNNNNNNNNNNNNNNNNNNNNNNNNNNNNNNNNNNNNNNNNNNNNNNNNNNNNNNtattaatttcttttaagtaatttaattcttatttataCATTTGCAGGTGAAACCACTAAAAGAGCTCACTTTTAATTCACACAATATAATAGCTACAATGACATCTCGGCAATTCCAAGTTATGCTGGATGTGTTGACAAACCTTCTCTTTGCAAGGCTTCCAAAGTGAG is a genomic window containing:
- the LOC104750207 gene encoding protein SABRE isoform X1; this translates as MAASPAKFFFGFLIVSIVLWMIFILCSRLFAWMLSRVLGASVVFRIGGWKCLKDVVVKFKKGAIESVSASEIKLSLRQSLVKLGVGFLSRDPKVQILISDLEVVMRSSTSTTNLQKAKSQKSRTSGRGKWMVVANVARFLSLSVADMVVKTRKVIVEVKELKLDINKDGGTKPNLYVKLNVLPILVHLCESRIISDQSSNVSFESCTSPQASSASPDRSSAALFCDELSLSSEFGHDRAVGIVVRNVEVVSGDVILNFDEDSFPKSKQSSAPVHSDEVRASATVASFAKKPHKENQLLAALAKYSPSFPDKVSFSLPKLDVRCVNREHDLLAENNITGIHLRSVKSKSFEDTGESTRLDVQMELSEIHFFKEAEASILEIMKVDVVSFIYIPIQPVLPVRAEVDIKLGGTRCSLFISRLQPWLRLHFLRKKKLVLQEKAHTLEKTKAADMKAIMWTGTVSAPEMTVMLYGIDDLPMYHFCSQSSHVFANNISSLGTSVHVELGELNLHLADEYQECFKEHLFGIEPNSGSLMHIAKISLDWGRRDRTSSDEVGFRSKLVLSVDVTGMGIYLSFKRVESIITNAMTYNVLFKTLSVAGKKTNKTGGVQPSKASGKGTRLVNLNLERCCVNFCDDTGLDNTIIDDPKSVNYGSQGGRVSFKSLADGTPRTASILSTAPEAYKRLKYSVSLEISQFSVCLNKDKHSTQVELERAKSIYQEYLEEHKPCSNVTLFDMHNAKLVRRSGGLNEIDVCSLFSATHISLGWEPDVHLSFYELFLRLRSLVYAQRHNGPESGCDKGISSVKDGGPSEKTNQSSSVDKQKKKESMFAIDVETLTISAEVGDGVEVTLEAQSIFSENACIGVLLEGLMLAFNGSRVFKTTRMQISRIPTASLNLSDSVPVMTGGPWDWVVQGLDMHICMPYKLQLRAIDDSIEEMLRGLKLISAAKGRYILSRKRESSKPKKSGPKFGRIRFCIRRLTADIEEEPIQGWLDEHYQLVKKEACELAVRLKFLEDLIHKASQAPKGAETSDASDERRMFFDGVEIDVEDPLAINKVKEEIHKRSFQSYYQACQGLAPSEGSGACREGFQAGFKPSASRTSLLSVSATDFDLSLTAVHGGDAGLIEVLKKLDPVCQENDIPFSRLYGSNIYLNTGCLVVQLRNYTLPLLSGTSGKCEGRIVLAQQATCFQPQISQDVFVGRWRKVRMFRSASGTTPPLKTYSDLRIHFEQGEVSFGVGYEPAFADISYAFTVALRRANLSHRNPGMAQVIKKERSLPWWDDMRNYVHGNITLSFSESNWSVLATTDPYESLDKLQIVTGPIELQQSDGRVFVNAKDFKIKLSSLESLISRHSLKVPVDASGAAFIEAPDFNLEVTMDWDCESGNSLNHYLYAFPAEGKPREKVFDPFRSTSLSLRWNFSLRPEKFHQSSSGTENPTDVGTVYTSQDKPDSIPLAPPVMNLGAHDLAWILKFWGMNYYPPHKLRSFSRWPRFGVARAARSGNLSMDKVMTEFMLRVDATPSLIKYMPWDSDDPAKGLTFNMAKLKYELCYSRGKQKYTFECKRDALDLVYQGLDLHVPKAFIDKDEHPCIPGSVQFLRKSTQNALIDRVPSGKDHKRDEKHRDEGFLLSSDYFTIRRQAPKADPERLLAWQEAGRRNLEMTYVRSEFENGSESDEHIRSDPSDDDGYNVVIADNCQRVFVYGLKLLWTIENRDAVWSFVGGISKAFEPPKPSPSRQYTQRKLHEENQKDSCPETHQGEMSRSSASPGRNLPSQPMEMAKPPSSPSHSLKIEKSDDRVGIVETIESEEEGTRHFMVNVIEPQFNLHSEDANGRFLLAAVSGRVLARSFHSVMRVGVEVIEQALGSGSVQIPDSSPEMTWTRMEVSVMLEHVQAHVAPTDVDPGAGLQWLPKIRRNSPKVKRTGALLERVFMPCDMYFRYTRHKGGTPDLKVKPLKELTFNSHNIIATMTSRQFQVMLDVLTNLLFARLPKPRKSSLQCPTEDEDVEEEADEVVPYGVEEVELAKINLEEKERERKLLLDDIRKLSHSSDNTDDTHMEREGELWMISTRRSILVQGLKKELTYAQKSRKAASASLRMALQKAAQLRIMEKEKNKSPSYAMCISLQINKVVWSMLVDGKSFAEAEINDLIYDFDRDYKDIGVARFTTKYFVVRNCLPNAKSDMLLSAWNPPPEWGKKVMLRVDAKQGAPKDGHYPLELFHVEIYPLRIHLTETMYRMMWEYFFPEEEQDSQRRQEVWKISTTAGSKRVKKGLAGHESSGTTSHALRDVEASRVSSAALSSSAIVQSQTNADSVQKPNILSLRSSTGGSAQELRRTSSFDRSWEENVAESVANELVLQAHSCTVSSSIEQQEDSSKQKVKEMKPVKSGRSSHEEKKAGKSHEEKKSRPRKMMEFHNIKISQVELLVTYEGSRFVVNDLKLLMDTFHRGEFTGTWRRLFSRVKKHIIWGVLKSVTGMQGKKFKDKSHNNRESTDNDLNLSDNDQTGKPDQQQVTWFKRQSDGAGDGFVTSIRGLFNTQRRKAKAFVLRTMRGEAENDFHGDWSDSDVEFSPFARQLTITKAKRLIRRHTKKFRPRSQRGSTSQQRESLPSSPRETTAFESGYSSGSSPYEDFRD
- the LOC104750207 gene encoding protein SABRE isoform X2; protein product: MNSHFLPSLDMTVGIVVRNVEVVSGDVILNFDEDSFPKSKQSSAPVHSDEVRASATVASFAKKPHKENQLLAALAKYSPSFPDKVSFSLPKLDVRCVNREHDLLAENNITGIHLRSVKSKSFEDTGESTRLDVQMELSEIHFFKEAEASILEIMKVDVVSFIYIPIQPVLPVRAEVDIKLGGTRCSLFISRLQPWLRLHFLRKKKLVLQEKAHTLEKTKAADMKAIMWTGTVSAPEMTVMLYGIDDLPMYHFCSQSSHVFANNISSLGTSVHVELGELNLHLADEYQECFKEHLFGIEPNSGSLMHIAKISLDWGRRDRTSSDEVGFRSKLVLSVDVTGMGIYLSFKRVESIITNAMTYNVLFKTLSVAGKKTNKTGGVQPSKASGKGTRLVNLNLERCCVNFCDDTGLDNTIIDDPKSVNYGSQGGRVSFKSLADGTPRTASILSTAPEAYKRLKYSVSLEISQFSVCLNKDKHSTQVELERAKSIYQEYLEEHKPCSNVTLFDMHNAKLVRRSGGLNEIDVCSLFSATHISLGWEPDVHLSFYELFLRLRSLVYAQRHNGPESGCDKGISSVKDGGPSEKTNQSSSVDKQKKKESMFAIDVETLTISAEVGDGVEVTLEAQSIFSENACIGVLLEGLMLAFNGSRVFKTTRMQISRIPTASLNLSDSVPVMTGGPWDWVVQGLDMHICMPYKLQLRAIDDSIEEMLRGLKLISAAKGRYILSRKRESSKPKKSGPKFGRIRFCIRRLTADIEEEPIQGWLDEHYQLVKKEACELAVRLKFLEDLIHKASQAPKGAETSDASDERRMFFDGVEIDVEDPLAINKVKEEIHKRSFQSYYQACQGLAPSEGSGACREGFQAGFKPSASRTSLLSVSATDFDLSLTAVHGGDAGLIEVLKKLDPVCQENDIPFSRLYGSNIYLNTGCLVVQLRNYTLPLLSGTSGKCEGRIVLAQQATCFQPQISQDVFVGRWRKVRMFRSASGTTPPLKTYSDLRIHFEQGEVSFGVGYEPAFADISYAFTVALRRANLSHRNPGMAQVIKKERSLPWWDDMRNYVHGNITLSFSESNWSVLATTDPYESLDKLQIVTGPIELQQSDGRVFVNAKDFKIKLSSLESLISRHSLKVPVDASGAAFIEAPDFNLEVTMDWDCESGNSLNHYLYAFPAEGKPREKVFDPFRSTSLSLRWNFSLRPEKFHQSSSGTENPTDVGTVYTSQDKPDSIPLAPPVMNLGAHDLAWILKFWGMNYYPPHKLRSFSRWPRFGVARAARSGNLSMDKVMTEFMLRVDATPSLIKYMPWDSDDPAKGLTFNMAKLKYELCYSRGKQKYTFECKRDALDLVYQGLDLHVPKAFIDKDEHPCIPGSVQFLRKSTQNALIDRVPSGKDHKRDEKHRDEGFLLSSDYFTIRRQAPKADPERLLAWQEAGRRNLEMTYVRSEFENGSESDEHIRSDPSDDDGYNVVIADNCQRVFVYGLKLLWTIENRDAVWSFVGGISKAFEPPKPSPSRQYTQRKLHEENQKDSCPETHQGEMSRSSASPGRNLPSQPMEMAKPPSSPSHSLKIEKSDDRVGIVETIESEEEGTRHFMVNVIEPQFNLHSEDANGRFLLAAVSGRVLARSFHSVMRVGVEVIEQALGSGSVQIPDSSPEMTWTRMEVSVMLEHVQAHVAPTDVDPGAGLQWLPKIRRNSPKVKRTGALLERVFMPCDMYFRYTRHKGGTPDLKVKPLKELTFNSHNIIATMTSRQFQVMLDVLTNLLFARLPKPRKSSLQCPTEDEDVEEEADEVVPYGVEEVELAKINLEEKERERKLLLDDIRKLSHSSDNTDDTHMEREGELWMISTRRSILVQGLKKELTYAQKSRKAASASLRMALQKAAQLRIMEKEKNKSPSYAMCISLQINKVVWSMLVDGKSFAEAEINDLIYDFDRDYKDIGVARFTTKYFVVRNCLPNAKSDMLLSAWNPPPEWGKKVMLRVDAKQGAPKDGHYPLELFHVEIYPLRIHLTETMYRMMWEYFFPEEEQDSQRRQEVWKISTTAGSKRVKKGLAGHESSGTTSHALRDVEASRVSSAALSSSAIVQSQTNADSVQKPNILSLRSSTGGSAQELRRTSSFDRSWEENVAESVANELVLQAHSCTVSSSIEQQEDSSKQKVKEMKPVKSGRSSHEEKKAGKSHEEKKSRPRKMMEFHNIKISQVELLVTYEGSRFVVNDLKLLMDTFHRGEFTGTWRRLFSRVKKHIIWGVLKSVTGMQGKKFKDKSHNNRESTDNDLNLSDNDQTGKPDQQQVTWFKRQSDGAGDGFVTSIRGLFNTQRRKAKAFVLRTMRGEAENDFHGDWSDSDVEFSPFARQLTITKAKRLIRRHTKKFRPRSQRGSTSQQRESLPSSPRETTAFESGYSSGSSPYEDFRD